A stretch of DNA from Oncorhynchus nerka isolate Pitt River linkage group LG22, Oner_Uvic_2.0, whole genome shotgun sequence:
AGGAGCCATACCGAACTCTGGTTGTAACAAGGAAATAATCTCATCTGATGGCACTAAAGTGACATGGAGATCTTCGGTTAGATATCATTTATTCGGGGTGCTGAAGACAGGGGATGTCTCTCTCACAATCCTCAATGTCACTGAAAAAGACTCTGGACAATACGGCTGTCGTGTGCATGTTTACGGATTGTGGAATGATGAGAAACATCATGTCAACTTGAAAATTGAGAAAGGTAAGAAATGCACAACATGCTATGATATTCAGTAACTTGATGCTGTACAGGTGATCTTTGTCAGCCTAATGAGTGACATCATGATTTCTTAGCATCTATACTTTTCAAGCTGAGCAGTTAGTATTGTATTGCTTTCTGATTTCAGCACCTGTCCCGACAACATCGCAGGCTAATGTGACCATAACTCAACAGACCATGGACaaccacacacactgtaaggaacACAGCGCACAGAATAACATCAAGTCCATCAAAATCATACTTTTATATTGTTTATATTGCAGCATTATTCTTACATCTGAAAATAAAACCTGTCAATTCCTCACTGTGTAGGTCATGTGACCACAAATTCCATAGAGTATTCAGACACATCCACGCCAGTTTACAGCGAATCAATTTTGGTATGCATAGTTCCACACTACAAATTCTGGCAAATAAGAAATCCCACTGTGTGATCTGGTACTGTACTGAGATGTCGTTTTAACTGAATCTGTGATGTAACAGGAGCAGATGACAGGTCATAAGCTGCCTGTGATCCTGGTGTCCATTCTACTGGTTCTGACAGGGGTGGTGATTGTGTCTGTACTTGTCGTCTTGAGTAAGTACACACATCTCTACATTTGCCTGCATAATAAGTACTAATTCTCGTGAATATATCCCTAATGGTGTTGACAGTGTTACAAGAAGCAATAGTTTGCTATTTAAGTTTTTCTGAATACTCTAACACAGTCTTTGTTAACGTAATTACAGGAAAGCGATGGAAAACAATTGCTACGGTAGTCCAAATGTAAGTATGCTAATCATGACTGTATTTCTTCCAACTGACAAGAGTAGATTAAATACCACAATATGCCAATAGAATAACTGAGTCAAAGTGCAATGTCCCTCCATGAGACATGTCTGCCTAATTAGCAAAAACATTATGGCAACTGACCTGAGGTAATACTGAAACTTTGACTAATGAGACCCAAGAACACAACACTCTGAGGAAGTGAAACAACCGGGCTTCTTCTGAACACTCATGTGAACATCTTGTGAGCCATTGCTACTCTTGTCTGTGTCGTTAAGAAATATGACTTGAGATGACCTAACTGGCCAGTAGGTCATTGCTTTTAGAATCtaataaacattacacatacagtattCTCCAGGATGTGTCAcgaccggccgtgattgggagtcccatagtacggcgcacaattggcccagcgtcgtccgggttagggattgcccggggtaggccgtcattgtaaataagaatttgttcttaagttatgaactgactttcctagttaaatataagttaaataaataaattaaaattgaaaaaaaatgcTCAATAGTCGCAATGCAGAGCAAAATAAGTATCTTAAATCAATACAAACTTTATTTGCTATGTCAGCTTGTACACTAAAGCTCAAACTTTTCTCAGCATTAATTCATCTAGATTGGTGAAATCACTAGAGTGGAACTAAGCAAAATATAATGCAGTCAATAATAGCATGCATGTCTCCCTTGGCTGTGTATTTACTGTTCTTTCCTTTATCAGACCAGAGCACTCTGGCAGCTCAGTCCTGTACAGCAACTCAGAGTCCAGCTTGGGTGTGCATACTCGAGAGATGGCGGTGGAGAACGTCTATCAAATAGATGACAACGAGAGAGACGACTATGAGGAGTGCCCCCGACAAAGCATGGCCACATCACCAAAGTCATGCTGTGTTTACAGGGCTGAGTCTGAACTTATAGGCTAATGATTCAACCGGACAAGACAAGCTACTATAAAATCAGATGCTTTTTGGTGATAAATGTAAAACTTTACTTGATTTTGTATTTTTGAAATGTTTGTTTGAAAGGAAAGGCTCGCTAGTATGGCTATCGATGTGTATTCAGCACTAACAGTGTAAGGTTCAATTACGATGACTGTGTTTTTTGTATGTAATAAAAGGTACAAAGAATGGCTCAAAAGCAATTACTTTTCTCTGAAGGAGCCTTTTctgtcccctccatctcctcttaaCCATGACATTTAGCTTCACCCATCTGCAACAGGAACCAGGCATAGAAAGGCAGCTAAATGAAAGGTCAAACATAACCACAGCTTTCTTCACACATTGTCTCCACCCAACTTTGCACTGTACTGTCTTATTCAAACCCAACCTGTTGCATGATAATGAATAAAAACTCTAACTTGAAACTCAAACATGTCTTATTATTGATTGGTTAGCACTGTTGTTCCACTTATACATTGTAATAAACTACTAAAAGCCCTAACAAAATCAATTTAAGGATTTTGGGCACTGGCCAGCCAAGCTATTACTAGCCTCAGGCTAGGGGATAGCTTTTAAAAAGTCCATCCCTGTGTGCAGATATGTACACTGTGTACCGTGAGAGATGAGCCTCCTAACCCATCAATGTAGTTTTTTTTTATGCTGGAAAATGCAGA
This window harbors:
- the LOC115105226 gene encoding T-cell immunoglobulin and mucin domain-containing protein 4-like, which translates into the protein METHCALGWFLLCLLSVSECIDPKVIGIEGENVTLPCKYNTIKQGVSAICWGRGAIPNSGCNKEIISSDGTKVTWRSSVRYHLFGVLKTGDVSLTILNVTEKDSGQYGCRVHVYGLWNDEKHHVNLKIEKAPVPTTSQANVTITQQTMDNHTHCHVTTNSIEYSDTSTPVYSESILEQMTGHKLPVILVSILLVLTGVVIVSVLVVLRKRWKTIATVVQIPEHSGSSVLYSNSESSLGVHTREMAVENVYQIDDNERDDYEECPRQSMATSPKSCCVYRAESELIG